GGTGGGGGGCATGAAAAACCGTTTCTGGAAGGGAAGGCTGGAGTACCACTCTCGTCGAGTACGGCTTCCCAAGTGCGCATCCAGCTCAGTGATGTCGCGCGGCAATTGTCTGACCTGCTTGGGCGGCAGCAGAACAATGCGGAGGCTATCCGCCCCTCTGCGCCGATCCTGCATGCTGGTCCGGCAGATGTGTCGTCTGTTGCTCTCAGCTTGCGTCAAAGTGTTGAGTTCAGCGGATTGTTTTACGAGGCGCATGTTGCGCGCTGGTTTGCAGGTACGCGGGAAAAACAGTTACTGGAAAGGGAGCCCCAGATACGTCTGTGGCCACAAGCGCTCGCGGAGAGTGAAGAGGCCAGAGAGTCTCTGCAGAATATCACTGGTCAGCAGTTGAATATGCTGGCGCACCAGCGAGTGTGTTGGGCTGGGCAGGTGTGGCCTGGTTTCTTCGCGGAATTGTGTATACAGCCAAAGGTCACCGCGCAGGGCGAAGATACGCACCGACAGACGCGGTGGACGGAGGAAGAGGAAGCCGAAAGCTCACAAACAGATATCAGTATACAGCTCGGGCCACAGGGGCGGATTGATGTCACTGTCGAAGTGCTCGGTAACAATCTGCGCGTTCACATGCGTGTTCCGGTCGGGCCTGTTAGTGCGCTGGTATCCAGCGCATCGGCGGATCTCCATCAGAGGCTGGCTACAAAAGTCGATGGAGAAATATTACTGACCATCGAGGAAGTGGAATGACAAAAGACTTCCGTCAGACAGCAGACCTGAGTCATCAAGCTGGGAGCACCTCATCTAGCGTCGCCAGCGGTTACGGAAAGCAGGCCGAGCAGATCATCGCACTGGCGCAGTCAGAGGGGGTGCCGGTTCACGCTGCTCCAGAACTGATGACGTTACTGATGCAGTTGGATTTGGATGAAAGTATTTCCGAAGATTTATATGCAGTAATTGCAGAAATTTTAATATGGGCGCAAGCACTCACTAACCCGATGGGTGAGTAAAAACTGAAAAATGCCCTATTATTTGTGGACGTAATTGGAATGAAAGTCACGTTTTCCTTGTTTTTTCGTATTTACTTAAAAATAAATATACGACAACACACGAATTATGGTAATTTTTACCTTTAGGGTGATCTGAGTCACGCAGTCAGCGTTAACTGCGTCTCACTTTTGTTGGTTTGCTCATTTTTCAGGGCAGTTCTTGAACATCAGAATATATAACTGTTCAAGTAACCAGCAAATGCTCTTGGGGTATTTAGAGCATTTTATCGAGCATCCTGTGACGAGAGCGTTTGGTTGAAGTGGAAACTTCCTGAATGTGACAACGACCGTTGATTGACGACTAATGTCGGTGAGCGATCGTGCACAGGCTTTCCAGGGAAGGAAGAAATTGCATGGTGGTTGAGATGCAATTTTGTTTCTGTTGAGGTATCAACGGGCGCAAAGTGAATGGACGCAATCGGGGGAATCCCTTCGCTTCTGAACATAAAGTGTGCAGCAGGATAATTTCCGGCAGCTCATGAAAAACTGAAGGAAGGAGTACAGCGTCCCATGATGGACAATGCAGTCAATGAGATTCAGGATATAAATCTCAGCTATCTTTTACTGGCTCAGCGTTTGCTGAAAGATGATTACCCCACCGCACTTTTCCGGCTGAAACTCGACGAGCCCCTGGCCAAAGTGCTGGTTTCTCTCACCGCCAAGCAGTTAACCAAGCTTGCGCGCTCCAATCAATTCCTGTTTCGGTTGAACCTGGATGATGCTGGCCAGTTGGAACAGCTCATGAACAATAAACGGGCTGGAGATCTGGGTCATATTCACACCGCTTTGTTAATGACGTCGATGGCGAGTTGAGACCGGATTATGTCTGAGAAAAGTCTGCTGAACGAAATGCAGCAGGTCCAACTTGCCATAGAACTCATCGAATTGAACGCGCGGCTGCAGGTCCTAGAGTCTGAAACGGATCTGAGTCGAGGTAGATTGATTCGCCTGTACAAAGAAGTCCGGGGAATGTCGCCGCCCAAAGGCATGCTGCCTTTTTCCACAGACTGGTTCACCACCTGGCTGCCCAATATCCACGCATCCCTTTTTTACGGTATCTATTTACGCCTTACCGAAGCTCAGGGCTGCGAGCGCATGGAGGGGTTTATCAAGGCTTATCGGCTGTATATGGAGTTGGCCGACACCGATGGAGAGGAGCCCGTTCTGGGGTTGACCCGAGCCTGGACGCTGGTCCGCTTTTTTGAGAGCGGTCTGTTTGAGCTTTCTGCCTGTACGAGCTGCAACGGAAAGTTTGTAAATCACGCCCATACGCCCAGCCAGAATTACGTATGTGGTATCTGCCAGCCGCCGTCCCGCGCGGGTAAAACCCGCAAGCGTCGCACTGCAGAGAATACGTCAGCTGAGGCTGTCAAAGAGCACTTGGGGTAGACAGTTTACTGTCTGGCCTCCTGCCGCAATACTGAGGTGTCGCACTTTTTCGCAGCAGGTCCTGCGCCCTGACGAGCTCCCCGTCAAACCTCAAGTTCTCGCTTCCCCGGTCGATAAAGGAGTAAATAATCCGAAAATCGGCGTGAAGCAGTTCGGGTTTGCTAACCGGACAATACATCACTGACTATACTGAAGTAGTCAGTAATATTGTCCGGTGAAGAACCGGCTGCCAGTAAAAACTGGGGAAGCCGCTCTATGAGGTATGCTAGGTTCAGTCTGATCGGGACAATGCTGGTATTGGTGTTTCCACAGACGTCTGGAGAAGCGGAAACAACCGCCAGAGCTTCAGCGTCTGCCAGAATCACGCTCAACCTTCCTGTCAGAGTTTCGCTTCAGTCTGGAGATGCTGGTGAAAGTGACCACCTCTGTCTCCATCGTATGCCCTCCCATCCCTACCACCTTTACGTTCGAGATATTACCCAGCTTCCCAGTGCTGATTCGCATTCAGTGGGTAAGCCCGGGAAGTATTGTGTTCCTGTTTCATCTACCGGGGTGGGTAAGCTGGTCTTCATTGTGGCGGAGTGATGCCCAGAGTGGCCCCGGAGGAAATGGGGCGATAGAATGTAGCCTTTGCCGCTTCATCTATTGCATACCCATGAAAAGAATAGCGACTGTATTATTGTGCCTTCTCGCTCAGCCCGCGCTGGCCGCCATGTCTCTGGACAAAATCATTGTCTATCTCCATGACCTGCCGAATTCCCGGGAAGATATTGTTGTGTCCAATCCGGATCAGGAAACCCTGTATCTGCAAACAGAGATCTATCGGGTTGAAAATGCCGGGTTACCGAATGAGGAACGCATCCGAGTAGTCAATCCCGATGAGTTCAAGCTGTTGATCAGCCCTTCCCGGGCAGTGATTCCCGCGGGCGCTGAAAAACGTTTCAGGTTGATGTCACTGGATCGAGACCTTGAAAAAGAGCAGGTGTATCGCGTTACCTTCAAGCCTGTCGTCGGTGAGCTGAAGTCGGAGAAAAATGCGCTGAAAATTCTGGTGGCTTACCAGGTTTTGATCTTCGTTCAGCCTCAGGATGGCGATTACCAACTGTCTCTGGAGCGGCAGGGAGCACAACTGTCATTGGCCAATCGGGGTAATATCAATGTTGAAGTGGTTGAGATGGAATATTGCCGGGCGCAGGAATGTAGGCCCATGACTACGCGAGGCCGCATATACGCGGAAGCACGTTTGCTGATAGAAGATGAGTGGGCAGATGACCTTTCCGGCGGTGTTCTTCGGTTGCGGGCACGAGGTCGGGAAATGGAAACCATCGAGATCCCTCTCTAACAAACAGTTAATCTGCCCGGTTACTCCGTCGCTACCGTCAGAGTGAGAATATCCTGGTAGCGGGCATCCCGCGGATCGCCCATTTCGCTGCGCTGAACTTCTATCTGAATCTTCATATTTTCCTGACCTCCGCAATTCTCCTGATTGGCACCTGGCCACTTACGCGCAACTTCCCCTTCCCTGAGGTTCCTTGGTCTGCGGGCGCTCCCGAGATGCTCGACCTGGACGGAATAGGGGATGATGTCGTCCGTGATGGTTTCCCCGCGCAGCCAGAACGCGTTGTCGCCATTCTGGCTGTCACCGCGGATATTGAACTCAGCACTATCCGTAGTGAACACACAGAATGTTTGCTCCGCGGAAATGTCGCCAGTACCGCTGCCGTCGAGCTCCATGTCTTCCAGGCCGCTGATCTTGATCAGGGTGTCCGGGTTCAAGCCCACCTGAAAACGGACCGGTTGCGCGAGCAGCGCCGGCGCACCATCGTCGCCGGGTGCATTCTTGCACAGCGGTTGGTAGTCCCACCATTCGCACTGATACACATAAAGATCGAAGTTGCCACTGTAGCTATCGGAGACCAGGCTTTCTCCCGGAGCGAGAGACACGCGAAGCGATACGGGGCCGGCGAGGTAATCCCTGACACCGGGATAAAGTGTGTCGGTTTCCTGGCCGGGGGTGAGTGTCTCCGCAGGTCGGGCTGGGTGCACAAATTCAAGGGTGACCTTCAAGGTGTCGCCGCTGCTACCAGTCAGATAGAGGTAGCCATTCTCAGTCGGCCCATCGACTTCGACACTGTATCGGCCGTATCGATCGATTTGGCAGGGGTTAGTGTAATACCAGGACCAGCAACTACGGATAAAAAAATCGATGCTGCCGAGATCCTGGCTGCCGGGTTCAAACTGGAGCGAGTGAACATTCTTTTCGTCACACACGCCCAGCCCGCGGTCTGCATTCAGATCCTGGCTGTTTACATCCGGCACGCCAGGTACACATCCGAGGGTGTTGCCGGAGTAACTGCGTTGTGCTGAGGCCTCGGAAATAGGCAGCAGAACCAGTAACGTCACAGATAAGATGAGGCGAAACAGTGACATATCAGATCACCCTCCTGGTCTGGCAGCGTAGTTGTCTGACTCCGCGGCACACTTTTGGGAGTCAAGTTCGACTACGCCCAGATTAAGCCAGTGTTCGCCGGCGCTCTGCGTGGGCAAAGGTATTCTGCAATTGCCCCAGATTACGGGTGGAGATTGCAGCCTGCCGGGTTTTACCGGCATCTCCATCTGAAACACCCCGAATTCATCGGTCACTGTACTGTGCTCCCCAATAGAGATACGGGTTTCAGCCAGTGGAACACCGTCTTTCACCAGACGCCCGAGCACCAGCACAATGCTTTCAACGGCATAGGTGGTAGTGGCCACATTTCCAGGGTAAAGCGTGACGGTCTGTTGTGACTCGCGGTAGTCGAAGAAGCCATCAGCCAAAGGTTTCAGCGTGAGATCGTAGCTGCCAAACGCTGGCAGGTGTACTACCGAACGCTCACCGGCAACAGCGGTACCGCGCCGTACACCATCTACCAGAATTTCAAAGGGTTGTGCTTTGCCGCCATCGATACCCACAACCACGGCACTGTCCAGCGCGGTATCACCTCCCCAGGCGAAAGTGTTTTCAGCGCTCAGGATGCTGGTGTTGAAATTACCCAGATAGTTGACGGACCTGAAGTCATCGCCGTCGCGATAGGCTACGGTTGTGCTCGCGCGCCCTCGTCTTCCGGAAAGCCTGAGCTGGCCGCCCAGGTAGGTCCCGAAATCATTGACTTCTCCGGAGAGCTGCTGGTCTACGCGCAGCGTACTCGACGGGTCGTTGTGCCAATTGGTGGTGAATGCTGCGCGCGTACCGGCAGCGCCGGTTCCATGTCCACTCTGTATTCTGGCGCTGTGGCTGCGCTGATGCCCATTAAAGCGGAACTCGAAGCTGGCAAGAGTAAGGTGTTCACCGTCCGCGATATTGTGCGTCAGGGTAAAATCTCCAAGCCAGTGAGCGTTGCGAAAAATACTGCGGCGAACCTCCAGTGTTGATAACTTCTGAGCGGCACTGGTTTGCAAGTTTGGCAAGTACTCCCCTGGCAACACGTAAAACTGGTTGTCTCTCTCGGTATGTCGCAAAGCATAGCGCCAACCCAGCGCATTCCCGCTAAGGGCGATGTTTCTCTGGCGGTAACCCGAACCGAGCAGGGAGAAATCTTCAACAGTATTTTCCGTTGGTGCGTCGAGTCGGGCTTCAGAGGCGCTTAACGTAATATCTGAAATTCGGGCCAGTGCCGTTATGCGGTAACCGTTGCGCCCGTCGCGGGTATGGACCAGGCTCGGTGCAAACTCCAGGTGTGTGCCCACCCAACGGCTGCCCAGCTCCAGCAGTTGCTCATCGCCCGCTGTGGCGAAATTGCTGAACAGACTTGCGTTGTCATACAGACGTCGCGCGACGCCTATCTGCGCCATATAGTCATCCAGCGCCTCCGGCAATGTCTCTCCATCGCGAGTGCCAACCGGTTTTCCCGCCTGAATTGCCCAGCGCCACTCTCCCGGCGCTGGCAGGCGGGCGTCTTTGGCGAAGAACTGGCGATATTTTCCGAGTGGCCGCCCGTTCTCATCAAAGGTAAGAATCTCTACCTCATATCCGCCACTGGGCATGGTTGATGTATCGAGGAGCTGATTGCCCGCTTCTAGCAATTGCGAGTGAACCAAACGCTCGTCCCGCCGCACTTCCACGCGCCCACGCACCGGCATATTTACCTCCAGCGGAGCGCCCTGGGTGTAGCGCTGATCGGTGCGGCTGTTGGTGGAGCTGCGATATTCGAGCCCATAAAGCTGAGGGGAAAGCGCAAAACCGCCGATATTATTTTCCGGATAGATCAGCCCCGCGGACCAGGCTTGGCCACGGTAATCGTGATTCCAGTACAGCTGATAAACTTGTGAGCGGTCATCAGTAACCGCCCATTGGCTGTGTAGGCCATGTTCCCCATTGCTTACAAGGGTATTGCCAAGTAATGCTGCACTGTGTGCGTCATCTCCCGTTTCGCTGCGCACGCCCGACCAGGTGCCGGAAAGGTTCTGGATGAATGAAAACCCGGTGCTGGATTCTGGAAGAAAGGGATCGGAGATTGAGGACTGCTTCGGTAGCAAGTCGGGCGCCAGAAACAGGTCAACGCGGAAGCGGGATTCATCAAAGATCACGCCTACGTCTTCGTATTCCCCTGGAGACAGGTATCCGCAGCCGGACTGGCTGGCCGAGCGGCAGACTTTGCGCGTGTTACGGGGGAGTGGCCGGGAAAGTGCGGTGTGAACCCTCTCTGGTGCGAGCGTGTGCGGCAGCAGCGGAAGCAATGCCCGCGGCATCTCGAACTCGACATAGGCGGGATCTACCATGGCCGTTGCCGTGCCTGCCATACGGCCACCGTAGTACACGTCCACCACGAGGTGGCGGGCTTCCGAGAGGTCTTCAAAACCGGCGGGAGTACCGGTCTCTAGAGTGAAAGCCGTCGCGGCTGCACGGGCAACTCCTGGTGCGAGCAAGGTCGGTGTCAGCAATCCTATTGCTATTGCGCGCTTCATTATTGTGAGGAGAGATACCGTTGCCCGCGACCTGAGCACAGTCGCGGGCTGAAGGGTCAGATGGCGCTAACAGTAACGGTCAGCGTGTCTGAAAAGGATTGCTCGCTGGTGTTCTGCCAGTCATCGGCGTCAACAGCGATGAATATGCTCGCATTTTCTTCGCCGTCGGTCAGGCAGTCGCTGACGGTTGCATTGCGATTGTGGCGGATGTCGGCGCCCAGGGTGCCGTCATCGAGTACATCGGCACCGGTCTCATCGGTGATGTTGTTGGCGAACTGGACCGCGTAGGGTACGGAGTCGGTGGCGCCTTTCAGGGCAAATGGCATTTCGGGGGTGCCATTGCCGCTGCTGAAAGCAATGCTGTAATCAGGGAAGCCATAGCCGCCGACGCAGATGTCTTCCTTACCGCTGGCGCCGTTGGCTGGATCGACGGTCAGCTCGAGATCGTCAAACTGGTTGACGATGATGTAAGGCGCCAGATTCATCGTGATAATAAAGTTACCTGAAGAATCATTCGCTGTTGCAGCATCGGGGTTTTGAGCTGCAGTTGCGCCAAAAGTCGCGGCCGCAGTGGCAATGGCCAGTAGAGAGCGAAGTGCATATTTTTTCATAGTGATATCCCTGAATCCCGAAGTGTTGTTTTATGGGGATGCTCGTACTTTGAGCGAGCCTATGGCGTCGGCTACCACGAATTGGTGGATTTCCCTCCAGTTCTGTCGACTTGGAGGCGATGATACATATTATGTGAATTGAGTCACGGAAATTTACAAATAACTTTATATTAGAGAATGGTTAGTCTTTCCTGTCAGTTAGGACAGGTTTTGAGGTCACTTTATAGACTTCACTGTGCGGCCCGGTAGCAGGGCGATATAATGCCGCGCCTTGACGATCAGCCCCTTGATCCAAAATTAACCAATCCAGGCGAATCATGACCGTAAGAACCCGTATCGCTCCTTCCCCCACCGGGGACCCCCACGTAGGTACCGCCTACATCGCCCTGTTCAACCAGTGCTTTGCCCAGGCCCAGGGTGGCCAGTTTGTGCTGCGTATT
The Microbulbifer celer DNA segment above includes these coding regions:
- a CDS encoding EscU/YscU/HrcU family type III secretion system export apparatus switch protein, giving the protein MTKDFRQTADLSHQAGSTSSSVASGYGKQAEQIIALAQSEGVPVHAAPELMTLLMQLDLDESISEDLYAVIAEILIWAQALTNPMGE
- the flhD gene encoding flagellar transcriptional regulator FlhD — its product is MMDNAVNEIQDINLSYLLLAQRLLKDDYPTALFRLKLDEPLAKVLVSLTAKQLTKLARSNQFLFRLNLDDAGQLEQLMNNKRAGDLGHIHTALLMTSMAS
- the flhC gene encoding flagellar transcriptional regulator FlhC, yielding MSEKSLLNEMQQVQLAIELIELNARLQVLESETDLSRGRLIRLYKEVRGMSPPKGMLPFSTDWFTTWLPNIHASLFYGIYLRLTEAQGCERMEGFIKAYRLYMELADTDGEEPVLGLTRAWTLVRFFESGLFELSACTSCNGKFVNHAHTPSQNYVCGICQPPSRAGKTRKRRTAENTSAEAVKEHLG
- a CDS encoding fimbrial biogenesis chaperone; the protein is MKRIATVLLCLLAQPALAAMSLDKIIVYLHDLPNSREDIVVSNPDQETLYLQTEIYRVENAGLPNEERIRVVNPDEFKLLISPSRAVIPAGAEKRFRLMSLDRDLEKEQVYRVTFKPVVGELKSEKNALKILVAYQVLIFVQPQDGDYQLSLERQGAQLSLANRGNINVEVVEMEYCRAQECRPMTTRGRIYAEARLLIEDEWADDLSGGVLRLRARGREMETIEIPL
- a CDS encoding TcfC E-set like domain-containing protein, whose amino-acid sequence is MLTPTLLAPGVARAAATAFTLETGTPAGFEDLSEARHLVVDVYYGGRMAGTATAMVDPAYVEFEMPRALLPLLPHTLAPERVHTALSRPLPRNTRKVCRSASQSGCGYLSPGEYEDVGVIFDESRFRVDLFLAPDLLPKQSSISDPFLPESSTGFSFIQNLSGTWSGVRSETGDDAHSAALLGNTLVSNGEHGLHSQWAVTDDRSQVYQLYWNHDYRGQAWSAGLIYPENNIGGFALSPQLYGLEYRSSTNSRTDQRYTQGAPLEVNMPVRGRVEVRRDERLVHSQLLEAGNQLLDTSTMPSGGYEVEILTFDENGRPLGKYRQFFAKDARLPAPGEWRWAIQAGKPVGTRDGETLPEALDDYMAQIGVARRLYDNASLFSNFATAGDEQLLELGSRWVGTHLEFAPSLVHTRDGRNGYRITALARISDITLSASEARLDAPTENTVEDFSLLGSGYRQRNIALSGNALGWRYALRHTERDNQFYVLPGEYLPNLQTSAAQKLSTLEVRRSIFRNAHWLGDFTLTHNIADGEHLTLASFEFRFNGHQRSHSARIQSGHGTGAAGTRAAFTTNWHNDPSSTLRVDQQLSGEVNDFGTYLGGQLRLSGRRGRASTTVAYRDGDDFRSVNYLGNFNTSILSAENTFAWGGDTALDSAVVVGIDGGKAQPFEILVDGVRRGTAVAGERSVVHLPAFGSYDLTLKPLADGFFDYRESQQTVTLYPGNVATTTYAVESIVLVLGRLVKDGVPLAETRISIGEHSTVTDEFGVFQMEMPVKPGRLQSPPVIWGNCRIPLPTQSAGEHWLNLGVVELDSQKCAAESDNYAARPGG